Within the Bacillus sp. FSL K6-3431 genome, the region GCTTAACCATTCGGGAACTTGTATCATTCGGACGTTTTCCATATTCAAAAGGTCGGTTAACTCCGAAAGACAAAGAAATGGTCGATCAAGCAATTGAATATATGGCTTTGGCAGATATGGAAGATGCGTATCTTGATGAGCTATCTGGTGGACAACGCCAACGAGCATTTATTGCGATGGTTATTGCACAAGATACAGATTATATTTTACTAGATGAGCCACTGAATAATCTCGACATGAAACACTCTGTTCAGATTATGAAAATATTACGAAGACTTGTTGATGATTTAGGGAAAACAGTAGTCATTGTTCTCCATGATATTAACTTCGCATCGGTCTATTCTGATAGAATTGTTGCATTAAAGGATGGGAGAGTTGTAAAAGATGGTCCGACCGAAGAAATAATTCAGTCAGACTCATTAAAAGAAATTTACGACATGGA harbors:
- a CDS encoding iron ABC transporter ATP-binding protein, whose amino-acid sequence is MIQVRSLTKLYGKKRVVEDVTVNIQRGQITSFIGPNGAGKSTLLSMVSRLLAADTGEVLVDNTDVRGMKSNDFSKKVSILKQSNYMNVRLTIRELVSFGRFPYSKGRLTPKDKEMVDQAIEYMALADMEDAYLDELSGGQRQRAFIAMVIAQDTDYILLDEPLNNLDMKHSVQIMKILRRLVDDLGKTVVIVLHDINFASVYSDRIVALKDGRVVKDGPTEEIIQSDSLKEIYDMDIPIKQLSNCRICVYFNS